In Candidatus Liberimonas magnetica, the following proteins share a genomic window:
- a CDS encoding efflux RND transporter permease subunit: protein MTRFGIQKPISTLMLVIAIILFAVVSLQRIPVELYPNYASGEVSVITRLRGGIAASEVEKYVTRPLEEVFSEINGLKELMSSSRESESVINLKFHNWVDTNFIVIDIREKLAMVRHILPKEVEKPIIAKYQQSDAPIMIVSLSSNECSPEQLRVIAEDKIKDKFMRVSGVANVEIGGGRERKFFIEADNSKLIAYRLPIMSVVEKINLSNISISAGEIPEQNKKFVVRATGEYNNILEIANTGIATTPSGSVIRLRDVATVRDSFYEATSFARLNIKPVVSLYIQKESTANTIKVADEILKNIERLRPTVGSDIVITVVKNDAEFINKSIYALKEALTVGAILLVGILFLFMRNMRSILIVITTLPLSLLLSVVLIYFSNLTFNVMTLSGLAMGIGNVMDNAIVILENISFHHERKTFKDKVTMIVEGTNELALPITASTLTTIIVFLPLVFLEPEIRQLYVPFALTITFSLIASVICTLTFVPPECYNWQNNFNPDFQNWYKKVRNYYRHMLETSFRYKRQIWASVFVLMLFSAWIMAHRDSEFIEQGDINTFRVGIQFPPATRIERSNEIVKKMEQALLSYPIVDRVSSKVEKLHTFIEVRVKSQADQFKALFRKRFNEFSPAFVYYQESQQTGASEMFIDFFGTDYDVIKQIVFAASGRLSQIPGLTDVKIRMREDEPELNLLVDKDKLALFGMNTYYLGNYLHCSLRGLIATQYRSEGKQIETICRLVPGSVKSSKELPFLFLISQRGDIVTLGQLCEIKQVKSTQEIWHKNKKRFVQISANRSNLGLGKAAERITKVLSGLAFPKDYSFSLSGDYEKVTRNKQQFIMAISLTVILIYLVLASLFESFLQPLLIMFALPLSIIGVALSLWAFKKPLSLGVWIGLMILFGSVVYGSIILVEKINTRRVGRTNLLRVIFESCSERLRPELITLLMRTLGLLPMVLSRDEAASMWRSLGMTILFGTMTGTLLTLLIVPVGYLIMENISNNFFIYLDTYKDNIFNYITTKSRRLLSDKPT, encoded by the coding sequence ATGACTAGATTCGGTATACAAAAACCAATCTCCACGTTAATGCTGGTTATTGCAATAATTCTTTTTGCCGTTGTAAGCCTGCAAAGAATTCCTGTAGAACTCTATCCAAATTATGCCTCCGGCGAAGTAAGTGTGATCACGCGCTTAAGAGGCGGAATAGCCGCAAGTGAAGTAGAGAAATATGTAACCAGGCCGCTTGAAGAAGTATTTTCCGAAATCAACGGTCTTAAAGAACTGATGTCATCTTCCCGGGAATCTGAATCCGTAATTAACCTGAAATTCCATAACTGGGTAGACACGAATTTCATTGTAATCGATATAAGAGAAAAACTTGCCATGGTAAGGCATATCTTGCCTAAAGAAGTCGAAAAACCCATTATTGCAAAATACCAGCAATCAGATGCCCCTATCATGATAGTATCCTTGAGTTCAAACGAATGCTCACCGGAGCAATTGCGTGTAATAGCCGAAGACAAGATAAAAGATAAGTTTATGCGCGTATCAGGTGTTGCCAACGTTGAGATCGGGGGCGGCCGTGAAAGAAAATTTTTTATTGAAGCCGATAATTCAAAGCTTATCGCCTATAGATTGCCGATTATGTCCGTAGTAGAAAAAATAAACTTAAGCAACATATCGATTTCAGCCGGAGAAATACCGGAACAAAATAAGAAATTCGTCGTCAGGGCTACCGGAGAATATAACAACATCTTAGAAATAGCAAATACCGGAATCGCTACAACCCCGTCCGGGTCTGTCATACGCTTGAGAGACGTTGCAACAGTCCGGGACTCATTTTATGAAGCCACTTCGTTTGCCCGTTTGAATATTAAGCCCGTGGTCTCTTTATACATCCAAAAGGAATCAACTGCAAACACTATTAAAGTTGCCGATGAAATACTTAAAAACATCGAGAGGTTAAGACCAACCGTAGGCAGTGATATTGTTATAACTGTAGTAAAAAACGACGCGGAATTCATTAATAAGTCTATTTATGCATTAAAAGAGGCTTTAACTGTCGGGGCGATATTATTAGTCGGTATTTTATTTCTTTTTATGAGGAATATGAGAAGCATTTTAATAGTTATAACTACCCTGCCTTTAAGCCTGCTGCTTTCCGTCGTCTTGATATACTTTTCAAACCTGACATTCAATGTTATGACCTTAAGCGGCCTTGCCATGGGGATAGGCAATGTTATGGATAATGCCATTGTAATACTTGAGAATATATCGTTTCATCATGAACGCAAAACTTTTAAAGATAAAGTGACCATGATAGTAGAAGGAACGAATGAACTGGCGCTTCCCATAACAGCGTCAACTCTTACTACCATAATAGTATTTCTTCCACTGGTATTCTTAGAACCCGAAATAAGGCAGCTTTACGTCCCTTTTGCCTTGACCATAACTTTCTCATTAATAGCATCAGTAATTTGTACGCTGACCTTTGTGCCTCCCGAATGTTATAATTGGCAGAACAACTTTAACCCTGATTTTCAAAACTGGTATAAAAAAGTGCGAAATTATTACAGGCATATGCTTGAAACTTCGTTCCGTTATAAAAGACAGATCTGGGCTAGCGTTTTTGTATTGATGTTGTTTTCAGCCTGGATAATGGCACACAGGGATTCAGAGTTTATAGAACAGGGCGATATAAATACATTCCGAGTAGGGATACAGTTCCCCCCAGCCACAAGGATAGAACGGTCCAATGAAATTGTAAAAAAAATGGAACAAGCCCTTTTGTCCTACCCTATTGTAGACAGGGTTTCATCAAAAGTTGAGAAACTTCATACATTCATCGAAGTGAGAGTTAAATCCCAGGCCGACCAATTCAAGGCACTTTTCAGGAAAAGGTTCAACGAATTTTCCCCTGCCTTTGTTTATTACCAGGAGTCACAGCAGACGGGTGCGAGTGAAATGTTCATAGATTTTTTCGGTACCGATTATGATGTCATAAAACAAATTGTCTTTGCAGCTTCAGGCAGGCTTTCCCAGATACCCGGGTTGACGGACGTAAAAATAAGGATGAGAGAAGATGAACCTGAATTGAATTTACTGGTTGACAAAGACAAGCTTGCGCTTTTCGGCATGAATACTTATTATCTCGGAAATTACCTTCATTGCTCGCTTAGAGGCCTTATAGCTACGCAGTACAGGAGCGAAGGAAAACAGATAGAGACTATCTGCAGGCTGGTTCCGGGGAGTGTGAAATCTTCAAAAGAATTGCCTTTTCTTTTCCTGATATCCCAGAGAGGCGATATCGTAACCTTGGGCCAGCTCTGCGAAATAAAGCAGGTAAAATCTACCCAGGAAATATGGCACAAGAACAAAAAACGTTTTGTACAGATAAGCGCCAACCGTTCGAACCTCGGCCTTGGCAAAGCAGCGGAAAGGATAACAAAGGTATTGTCAGGGCTGGCTTTCCCCAAAGATTATTCCTTCAGCCTCTCAGGAGATTATGAAAAAGTCACCCGGAACAAACAACAATTTATAATGGCCATTTCCTTGACGGTTATATTGATATACCTGGTACTTGCTTCTTTGTTTGAATCATTTCTTCAGCCGCTCCTTATAATGTTCGCATTGCCTTTAAGCATAATAGGAGTAGCTTTATCCTTATGGGCTTTTAAGAAACCTTTAAGCCTGGGCGTATGGATTGGCCTTATGATATTGTTCGGTTCCGTGGTTTACGGCTCTATCATACTTGTGGAAAAAATAAATACAAGACGAGTGGGAAGGACCAATCTTTTACGCG